Proteins encoded within one genomic window of Myxococcus virescens:
- the spoVG gene encoding septation regulator SpoVG, translating into MNITDVRVFPVEEDKLKAYVTITLDHCFVIRDLKVIHGSTGLFIAMPAKKRKDGTYKDIAHPLNADTRSQMERVILMEYERHLHQAQAGMLVAAPADLD; encoded by the coding sequence ATGAACATCACCGACGTCCGGGTGTTTCCGGTCGAAGAGGACAAGCTCAAGGCGTACGTCACCATCACCTTGGACCACTGCTTCGTCATTCGCGATTTGAAGGTCATTCACGGCTCGACCGGGCTCTTCATCGCGATGCCAGCCAAGAAGCGGAAGGATGGGACGTACAAGGACATTGCCCACCCGCTCAACGCGGATACGCGGAGTCAAATGGAACGCGTCATCCTGATGGAGTACGAGCGACACCTCCATCAGGCGCAAGCCGGGATGCTCGTCGCAGCGCCAGCGGACCTCGACTAA
- a CDS encoding DUF5658 family protein: protein MGVAATIGQMRGGAWGNRASFYLSPASVALLMLNLLDGLFTLFFLQLGVAEELNPIMREAYEQSPLFFMFSKLVIVNAGLWLLCIHRHLKASRIAIRLGAAVYAVIVVYHLAFLTHLVMHWPQMLT from the coding sequence ATGGGCGTGGCGGCGACGATCGGACAGATGCGGGGTGGGGCGTGGGGCAACAGGGCTTCTTTCTACCTGTCACCGGCGTCCGTGGCCTTGTTGATGCTGAACCTGCTGGACGGGCTGTTCACCCTCTTCTTCCTCCAGTTGGGCGTGGCCGAGGAGCTCAACCCCATCATGCGGGAGGCCTATGAGCAGTCCCCCCTCTTCTTCATGTTCTCCAAGCTGGTCATCGTGAACGCGGGACTGTGGCTGCTGTGCATCCACCGGCACCTCAAGGCCAGCCGCATCGCCATCCGGCTGGGCGCCGCCGTGTATGCCGTCATCGTGGTCTACCACCTCGCGTTCCTGACCCACCTGGTCATGCACTGGCCGCAAATGCTGACCTAG